The Thermodesulfobacteriota bacterium genomic interval CATAACACCCATTGATTTGGTCAACTACCCGCTCGATATACCCTCGGGTATTTGTGAACAGAGCGCGTGGGAGAACGCTCTGACTTCGTGGACGCGTTCCTTCTGAGGGAGGAACGTAGGTTACGGGTGCCTCCGATTGGATCTTCTTTGCTATTTCGAGCACTTGGCGAGCGAGTGATGCCATTGGTCATTATTTCCTGTATATATGTTTTGCAATACTCTCAAATATCTTGTCTATCTGGTCTGGCGTCGCGTCTGACGAGATATGAATCTGCAGGTTGATGTTTACTCCCGGCAAGGCGGGAGTATCACCTAGAGAGGGCACGGGATGGATGGCTTGTGAAGTACTCGATGGAGCGGATTTCTTCTTATCGGCTTTGGCAGTACCCTTCCGTGTGGTGGCACGCTCCTTTTGCCTTTCCTTCTGTAGTTTTTTCGATACGTCGCCTTCAGAGATGACTGTATATATTGCGGCCATGCGTTTGACTGCCGCACTTCCAGCGCCGGTATGGTTGGCAAACCATCGTTCTGCGGCGCTGCGATCTATGGACGGATTTGGCACTGCGGCAATTAACTCATCAGGATAAATTTCCTTACGTATCTTTCGGCAGACCTCAGCATATTGCTCATCGTCACGCCACGCTTTCGCCAATTCCTGAGTTTTTCCTTCGTTGTCAATCAGACCCATATCCTTCAAATATGGAAGCACATTAGTGCGGGCAGACATGGGCTGCGTGCTAAGTGCAGTGGCAAGGTAATTATCCGTTACGACGCCGGGCATGCTCTGCCTG includes:
- a CDS encoding DUF5343 domain-containing protein encodes the protein MLPVAHWWTLRERFRQSMPGVVTDNYLATALSTQPMSARTNVLPYLKDMGLIDNEGKTQELAKAWRDDEQYAEVCRKIRKEIYPDELIAAVPNPSIDRSAAERWFANHTGAGSAAVKRMAAIYTVISEGDVSKKLQKERQKERATTRKGTAKADKKKSAPSSTSQAIHPVPSLGDTPALPGVNINLQIHISSDATPDQIDKIFESIAKHIYRK